A window of the Euzebya pacifica genome harbors these coding sequences:
- a CDS encoding aminotransferase class IV produces MNTRDTEGRAVVDGVAMPLAAARLAMTDDGVARGDGAFETIGVWDGALFRLDDHLGRLSASLAASALPAADIELIATEARDLVTGTLGDAALRIYVTGSGTRVLTLAPQPVRPDPNVLSLQPGPWISPRDGYAAAGAKTMSYGPNMVATRRARAAGADDALLYSVPDRHVLEGPTFGVLFVARGVVHVPSEDLGIVPSISRRTLIEIALAHGLDVLHGAWPVDVLADADELIVSSSIRDAIAVQRVDGWTFDRTHPVRDMLSRELGRRRRSGSGSAASS; encoded by the coding sequence ATGAACACGCGGGACACAGAGGGTCGTGCCGTGGTCGACGGCGTCGCCATGCCGTTGGCCGCCGCCCGCCTCGCCATGACCGACGACGGCGTTGCCCGCGGCGACGGTGCCTTCGAGACGATCGGTGTGTGGGACGGGGCGCTCTTCCGACTGGACGATCACCTGGGCCGGCTGTCCGCCTCGTTGGCGGCCAGCGCCCTGCCCGCCGCAGACATCGAGCTGATCGCCACCGAGGCCCGTGACCTGGTCACCGGCACGCTGGGTGACGCGGCGCTGCGGATCTACGTGACCGGCAGCGGCACCCGGGTGCTGACCCTCGCCCCGCAGCCGGTCCGGCCCGACCCCAACGTCCTGTCGTTGCAGCCCGGCCCGTGGATCAGCCCGCGTGACGGCTACGCGGCCGCCGGCGCCAAGACCATGTCCTACGGCCCGAACATGGTGGCGACACGTCGGGCGAGGGCGGCGGGTGCCGACGACGCGCTGCTGTACTCCGTGCCCGACCGCCACGTGCTCGAGGGCCCCACCTTCGGGGTCCTCTTCGTTGCCCGGGGCGTGGTGCACGTCCCGTCGGAGGACCTCGGGATCGTGCCGTCGATCAGCCGACGAACGTTGATCGAGATCGCGCTCGCCCACGGGCTGGATGTGCTGCACGGGGCCTGGCCGGTCGACGTGCTCGCCGACGCCGACGAGCTGATCGTGTCCTCCTCCATCCGCGACGCCATCGCGGTGCAGCGGGTCGACGGCTGGACGTTCGATCGGACCCATCCGGTCCGGGACATGCTCAGCCGCGAGCTGGGCCGGCGTCGCCGATCCGGGTCGGGGTCCGCGGCGTCGAGCTGA
- a CDS encoding DUF2510 domain-containing protein codes for MSESDAPAADWYPDPSGRFQFRYWDGEAWTGHVSTDGKTDWDPPGDGDAEHADEAAATESGADDSAWAPAAEGADAAAEAPDEGEGPTPVEQVAADSTPAEAAADDQATIGEDEPGDTNLVANRRAGIAEDVEAWLDEVAAQVAPRLSRISPDWTAEPQAEAARACAYGLLVGHLARLHPHMKPELGQVAEAHPSFTTLQAGARLDTLEQIAADPERAAAWLGPLIGTEDTDRVKTLFD; via the coding sequence GTGAGTGAGTCAGACGCGCCAGCCGCTGACTGGTATCCCGACCCCTCCGGTCGCTTCCAGTTCCGCTACTGGGACGGCGAGGCCTGGACCGGACACGTGTCCACCGACGGCAAGACCGACTGGGACCCGCCCGGGGACGGCGACGCCGAGCACGCCGACGAGGCCGCCGCGACCGAGTCCGGTGCCGACGACAGCGCGTGGGCTCCCGCCGCCGAGGGTGCCGATGCCGCCGCCGAGGCGCCCGACGAGGGCGAGGGACCCACCCCAGTGGAGCAGGTCGCTGCCGACTCGACTCCGGCCGAGGCTGCTGCCGACGACCAGGCCACGATCGGGGAGGACGAGCCGGGTGACACCAACCTGGTCGCCAACCGCCGCGCCGGGATCGCCGAGGACGTCGAGGCCTGGCTGGACGAGGTCGCCGCCCAGGTGGCACCGCGCCTGAGCCGAATCAGCCCCGACTGGACTGCCGAACCCCAGGCCGAGGCCGCCCGTGCCTGCGCCTACGGCCTGCTGGTCGGCCACCTGGCCCGCCTGCACCCGCACATGAAGCCCGAGCTCGGTCAGGTCGCCGAGGCCCACCCGTCGTTCACGACGCTGCAGGCCGGTGCGCGCCTCGACACCCTCGAGCAGATCGCGGCGGACCCCGAACGCGCTGCGGCGTGGCTCGGCCCGCTGATCGGCACCGAGGACACCGACCGCGTCAAGACCCTGTTCGACTGA
- a CDS encoding P1 family peptidase: MALGLPDVAVGSWTHPDGHTGCTVVLPPKGSMGACAVRGGAPGTREAAALGPGGQGTECHAVFLSGGSAFGLAVGDGVARWSEAHGRGYDRFVTPVPVVAGAIVFDLHRRGADRPDADSGWAACEAARFADPEQGRVGVGAGCTVAKSSGFQHIRPGGQGWAVVRGGGVTVGALMAVNALGNVLAEDGSFLAGPERGSPKDVDGYPFTDLAPPPRANTVIGCLVTDAAMTKGQASRAADLAHNGIARTIEPAHTAFDGDALFLLTTQAREVPNASDLVATLAARAVAEAIRSAVRAAAGQPLAVPDDVLAAMQAAQKDDR; this comes from the coding sequence ATGGCCCTTGGCCTGCCCGACGTGGCCGTGGGCTCGTGGACACACCCCGACGGCCACACCGGCTGCACGGTCGTCCTGCCGCCCAAGGGGTCGATGGGTGCCTGCGCGGTCAGAGGCGGGGCGCCCGGGACGCGCGAGGCCGCAGCGCTCGGCCCGGGTGGCCAGGGCACCGAGTGCCACGCGGTCTTCCTGTCCGGCGGCTCGGCCTTCGGGCTGGCCGTCGGCGACGGAGTGGCCCGCTGGAGCGAGGCCCACGGTCGGGGGTACGACCGCTTCGTCACCCCTGTACCCGTCGTCGCCGGCGCGATCGTGTTCGACCTGCACCGGCGCGGCGCGGACCGTCCCGACGCCGACAGCGGGTGGGCCGCCTGCGAGGCCGCCCGGTTCGCCGACCCCGAGCAGGGGCGCGTGGGGGTCGGCGCCGGCTGCACCGTCGCCAAGTCCAGCGGCTTCCAGCACATCCGCCCGGGGGGACAGGGCTGGGCTGTCGTCCGCGGCGGCGGCGTCACCGTCGGCGCGCTGATGGCCGTCAACGCCCTCGGCAACGTCCTGGCCGAGGACGGTTCGTTCCTTGCAGGTCCCGAGCGGGGGTCACCGAAGGACGTCGACGGCTATCCGTTCACCGACCTGGCACCGCCGCCGCGGGCCAACACGGTCATCGGTTGCCTGGTGACCGACGCTGCGATGACCAAGGGCCAGGCCTCGCGAGCCGCCGATCTGGCCCACAACGGGATCGCCCGTACCATCGAACCGGCGCACACCGCCTTCGACGGTGACGCGCTGTTCCTGCTGACCACCCAGGCCCGCGAGGTGCCCAACGCCTCCGACCTGGTCGCCACCCTGGCGGCCCGGGCTGTGGCAGAGGCCATCCGCTCGGCCGTCCGCGCCGCCGCCGGACAGCCCCTGGCGGTCCCCGACGACGTGCTGGCGGCCATGCAGGCCGCGCAGAAGGACGACAGATGA
- a CDS encoding enoyl-CoA hydratase-related protein produces the protein MSLLELTEPTPGVRLLTLTDPERRNAMGFEMAAEMIATAAELKVDRDVRTLVITGAGKGFCAGADLPQLFGESDRSVQQVHADLQGYYRAFLAVRELPFPTIAAVNGAAVGAGLNLAMACDIRLTGPHGKFGATFSRIGLHPGGGCTWFLVRAMGASKALRTLLLGDMLAADAAVAHGLAEGPHDDVVAEALSLAARFAEVDPQLARHITKAVDLAVATDDLDAVLEYESWAQAASASSDQLKAWVGQFS, from the coding sequence ATGTCCCTGCTCGAGCTGACCGAACCCACTCCGGGTGTGCGGCTGTTGACCCTGACCGACCCCGAGCGTCGCAACGCGATGGGGTTCGAGATGGCTGCGGAGATGATTGCCACGGCCGCCGAGCTGAAGGTCGACCGTGACGTCCGCACCCTGGTGATCACCGGTGCGGGCAAGGGGTTCTGCGCCGGTGCGGACCTGCCACAGCTGTTCGGCGAGTCCGACCGGTCGGTCCAGCAGGTCCACGCCGACCTGCAGGGGTACTACCGGGCGTTCCTGGCCGTCCGCGAGCTGCCCTTCCCGACGATCGCCGCGGTCAACGGCGCGGCCGTGGGCGCGGGCCTGAACCTGGCGATGGCGTGCGACATCCGGTTGACCGGCCCGCACGGCAAGTTCGGCGCAACCTTCTCACGGATCGGCCTGCATCCCGGCGGCGGCTGCACGTGGTTCCTCGTCAGGGCGATGGGCGCATCGAAGGCGCTGCGCACCCTCCTGCTGGGCGACATGCTCGCCGCCGACGCCGCGGTGGCGCACGGGTTGGCCGAGGGGCCCCACGACGACGTCGTCGCCGAAGCGCTGTCGTTGGCCGCGCGCTTCGCCGAGGTCGACCCGCAGCTGGCACGCCACATCACCAAGGCGGTCGACCTGGCCGTGGCGACCGACGACCTGGACGCGGTGCTGGAGTACGAGTCCTGGGCCCAGGCGGCCTCGGCGTCCTCCGACCAGCTGAAGGCCTGGGTCGGCCAGTTCAGCTGA
- the tsaE gene encoding tRNA (adenosine(37)-N6)-threonylcarbamoyltransferase complex ATPase subunit type 1 TsaE — protein sequence MSRLLELITTAPAQTHEVAGILADAAVVGDVIALTGELGAGKTCFVQGAAKALGVTDRVTSPSFILRKEYEGRLPLLHLDVYRLESLQEVLDLGFGDALDNQRVTFVEWGDAMAPLLPTDHLEVELHLPELDTVGAASAASAGDWQPEPRRIVLRSHGPSWTRRLAELEPRLRRWAPQEGDA from the coding sequence TTGAGTCGTCTCCTCGAGCTGATCACCACCGCCCCTGCGCAGACCCACGAGGTCGCCGGGATCCTTGCCGATGCCGCAGTCGTCGGTGACGTGATCGCGCTCACGGGCGAGCTCGGTGCCGGCAAGACCTGCTTCGTGCAGGGCGCGGCGAAGGCCCTCGGCGTCACCGACCGGGTGACCAGCCCGTCGTTCATCCTCCGCAAGGAGTACGAGGGTCGGCTGCCGCTGCTGCACCTCGACGTCTATCGCCTGGAGAGCCTCCAGGAGGTGCTCGACCTCGGCTTCGGGGACGCGCTGGACAACCAGCGGGTCACGTTCGTGGAGTGGGGCGACGCGATGGCCCCGCTGCTGCCAACCGATCACCTCGAGGTCGAGCTGCACCTGCCCGAGCTCGACACCGTCGGCGCAGCCAGCGCGGCCTCCGCCGGGGACTGGCAGCCCGAACCCCGCCGGATCGTCCTGCGATCCCACGGCCCCTCGTGGACACGACGGCTGGCCGAGCTCGAACCGCGGCTGCGCCGTTGGGCCCCACAGGAAGGAGACGCCTGA
- the tsaB gene encoding tRNA (adenosine(37)-N6)-threonylcarbamoyltransferase complex dimerization subunit type 1 TsaB, protein MLVLGVETSTPAASVCLATEQGVVASTSLGSGLPHLQRAHGRFVTEAIRWCLQSAELVPDDVKGVAVSLGPGLFTGMRVGIATAQAFAHARQLPVVGLASLDLLAFPHRHARGVICSVIDAKRGELFWALYRCAPGGVQRVAEFRTGRPETLAGELEAIGEDVLCVGDGAIAHAGLLASVGAEIGGVGSAHPTAQALVELALPRFLREETRRPEELTPTYIRQADAQINWAKRGALHGGTAGS, encoded by the coding sequence ATGCTCGTGCTCGGCGTCGAGACGTCCACCCCCGCCGCCAGCGTCTGCCTGGCCACCGAACAGGGCGTGGTTGCCTCCACCTCCCTCGGCAGCGGCCTGCCGCACCTCCAGCGCGCCCACGGTCGGTTCGTCACCGAGGCCATCCGCTGGTGCCTGCAGTCCGCCGAGCTCGTCCCCGACGACGTCAAGGGCGTCGCGGTCTCGCTCGGGCCGGGGCTCTTCACCGGCATGCGCGTCGGCATCGCCACCGCACAGGCCTTCGCCCACGCGCGCCAGCTTCCCGTCGTGGGCCTTGCGTCCCTCGACCTGCTCGCCTTCCCGCACCGGCACGCGCGCGGGGTCATCTGCAGCGTCATCGACGCCAAGCGGGGTGAGCTGTTCTGGGCGCTGTACCGCTGCGCACCCGGCGGCGTCCAGCGGGTCGCCGAGTTCCGCACCGGACGGCCCGAGACCCTGGCGGGAGAGCTCGAGGCCATCGGCGAGGACGTGCTGTGCGTCGGCGACGGGGCGATCGCCCACGCCGGACTGCTGGCGAGCGTCGGCGCCGAGATCGGTGGGGTCGGCTCGGCCCACCCGACCGCCCAGGCGCTGGTCGAGCTCGCCCTCCCCCGTTTCCTGCGCGAGGAGACCCGTCGCCCCGAGGAGCTGACGCCGACCTACATCCGTCAGGCCGACGCCCAGATCAACTGGGCCAAGCGTGGGGCCCTCCACGGCGGGACGGCCGGCTCGTGA
- the rimI gene encoding ribosomal protein S18-alanine N-acetyltransferase, with protein sequence MTVRPMVPDHLPEVLAIEQAVQPQPWTEGLFLAELAEPTRAYRVALDPSGTVLGFGGILVAVDEMHVTTLATSADHLRRGIASHLMVELMDEALARGATAATLEVRTENHAAQRLYARFGFAPVGVRPGYYAATGEDALIMWAHDIDGADAARRLDGLRVASATARTATLEGAR encoded by the coding sequence GTGACCGTGCGTCCGATGGTGCCCGACCACCTGCCGGAGGTCCTTGCGATCGAGCAGGCCGTGCAGCCGCAGCCGTGGACCGAGGGCCTGTTCCTCGCCGAGCTGGCCGAGCCCACGCGCGCCTACCGGGTGGCCCTCGACCCGTCGGGCACCGTGCTCGGTTTCGGCGGCATCCTCGTGGCCGTCGACGAGATGCACGTCACCACGTTGGCCACATCCGCCGACCACCTCCGACGCGGCATCGCCTCCCACCTGATGGTGGAGCTGATGGACGAGGCGCTGGCCCGTGGGGCAACCGCCGCCACGCTGGAGGTCCGCACCGAGAACCACGCGGCCCAGCGGTTGTACGCCCGCTTCGGCTTCGCGCCGGTCGGCGTGCGCCCGGGCTACTACGCCGCCACCGGTGAGGACGCCCTCATCATGTGGGCCCACGACATCGACGGCGCGGACGCTGCCCGGCGGCTCGACGGCCTCCGTGTCGCCTCGGCCACCGCCCGAACCGCCACCCTTGAAGGAGCCCGCTGA
- the tsaD gene encoding tRNA (adenosine(37)-N6)-threonylcarbamoyltransferase complex transferase subunit TsaD, which translates to MLVLGIETSCDETAVALVEDGTTVRSNVIGTQFEHHRPFGGVVPEIAARAHLDMMLPAIDRAFVEAGATYADVEGVAVTAGPGLVGALLVGVAAAKSIALAHDLPFIGVNHLEGHVCATQLEFGHLEPPMISLIVSGGHTSLVLLDAEGRFETIGQTIDDAAGEAFDKIARFMGLPFPGGPEIDKLGRTGDPTAIAFPRAMMNDGTLDFSMSGLKTAVIRELRRRDAVDEEIVMPDVAASFNEAIVDVLVTKTLRAAEAHDVGTITLVGGVAANSRLREAMADGCARTDRRLLLPQPVLCTDNGAMIAAAGYNRLVAGERSPLTIDADPGLPLIPLAG; encoded by the coding sequence ATGCTGGTCCTCGGTATCGAGACGTCCTGCGACGAGACCGCCGTGGCGCTGGTGGAGGACGGGACGACCGTCCGCTCCAACGTGATCGGCACCCAGTTCGAGCACCACCGCCCCTTCGGCGGGGTCGTGCCGGAGATCGCCGCCCGCGCCCACCTGGACATGATGCTGCCGGCCATCGACCGGGCCTTCGTCGAGGCAGGCGCCACCTACGCCGACGTCGAGGGCGTCGCCGTCACGGCCGGCCCCGGCCTGGTGGGGGCGTTGCTGGTCGGCGTCGCGGCCGCCAAGTCCATCGCGTTGGCCCACGACCTGCCCTTCATCGGGGTCAACCACCTCGAGGGACACGTCTGCGCCACCCAGCTGGAGTTCGGCCACCTCGAGCCACCGATGATCAGCCTCATCGTCTCCGGCGGGCACACCTCGCTGGTCCTGCTGGACGCGGAAGGGCGTTTCGAGACGATCGGCCAGACCATCGACGACGCGGCCGGCGAGGCGTTCGACAAGATCGCTCGGTTCATGGGCCTGCCGTTCCCCGGCGGACCGGAGATCGACAAGCTCGGTCGCACCGGTGACCCCACGGCGATCGCCTTCCCTCGGGCGATGATGAACGACGGCACGCTGGACTTCTCGATGTCGGGGCTGAAGACCGCGGTCATCCGTGAGCTGCGGCGGCGAGATGCGGTGGACGAGGAGATCGTCATGCCCGACGTCGCCGCGTCCTTCAACGAGGCCATCGTCGACGTGCTGGTGACCAAGACGCTGCGGGCGGCCGAGGCCCACGACGTCGGCACGATCACCCTCGTCGGCGGGGTGGCGGCCAACAGCCGGCTGCGCGAGGCCATGGCCGACGGCTGCGCCCGGACGGACCGCCGTCTGCTGCTGCCCCAGCCGGTCCTGTGCACCGACAACGGCGCGATGATCGCGGCGGCTGGATACAACCGCCTCGTGGCCGGCGAACGGTCGCCGCTGACGATCGATGCCGACCCGGGCCTGCCCCTGATCCCCCTCGCCGGGTAG
- a CDS encoding GNAT family N-acetyltransferase → MTTTPARPTAVRLRLSAVPAVVEALERDFGRLPAGMWDPRHHYLLDALDRHESQRFVVWGDREPRSVVHLGLTGTVLPAGHPDGAEYLAPFVERSRWRIMIGDEAITGALLDLAMGRSWWRRRPQVRIQRFMTVERLDSFADVEGFRRGARQDLPWLEEFACRLHVEDRMGPPLGGSARVAVGHRMGESVDRGMTWVVERAGRPVAKLDLSLHSTRRGAQIAGVYVDPEWRGRGIATGMVQRLSAELLHGGLPVVSLHVRDDNEAAIRAYRGAGFAERGNWLLALR, encoded by the coding sequence GTGACGACCACTCCAGCCCGTCCCACCGCAGTGCGACTGCGGCTGTCGGCGGTACCCGCGGTCGTCGAGGCCCTGGAACGCGACTTCGGTCGCCTGCCTGCCGGGATGTGGGATCCGCGGCACCACTACCTGCTCGACGCCCTGGACCGCCACGAGAGCCAGCGGTTCGTGGTGTGGGGTGATCGCGAGCCGCGATCGGTGGTGCACCTCGGCCTGACCGGGACGGTCCTGCCGGCCGGCCACCCCGACGGGGCGGAGTACCTCGCTCCCTTCGTCGAACGATCACGCTGGCGGATCATGATCGGGGACGAGGCGATCACCGGCGCGCTGCTGGACCTGGCGATGGGGCGGTCGTGGTGGCGTCGGCGGCCGCAGGTGCGCATCCAGCGGTTCATGACCGTCGAGCGGCTGGACTCCTTCGCCGACGTGGAGGGGTTCCGGCGCGGTGCCCGGCAGGACCTGCCGTGGCTGGAGGAGTTCGCGTGCCGCCTGCACGTGGAGGACCGGATGGGCCCCCCGCTTGGCGGCAGCGCCCGTGTGGCCGTCGGCCACCGGATGGGCGAGTCGGTCGACCGCGGCATGACCTGGGTGGTCGAGCGTGCCGGTCGGCCGGTCGCCAAGCTGGACCTGTCGTTGCACTCGACTCGGCGGGGCGCACAGATCGCCGGGGTCTACGTCGACCCGGAGTGGCGGGGTCGCGGCATCGCCACCGGCATGGTGCAGCGGCTGTCGGCTGAGCTGCTGCACGGCGGGCTGCCCGTGGTCAGCCTGCACGTCCGCGACGACAACGAAGCCGCGATCCGCGCCTACCGCGGCGCTGGTTTCGCCGAACGCGGCAACTGGCTGCTCGCACTTCGCTGA
- a CDS encoding GNAT family N-acetyltransferase, which produces MRAHLRRPRDLSDDERAAWCAMQDHQAAYRTPFLSPQHALVADTVMDDVWVLVISDDHGPTAFLPLQRTGDRGRPLLDACNDGDGMVQRSGASLDVSGALRLVGLASFTFGHTPVVADGLCRFHEARALSSIVDLPFGFEDYAQQLRDRGSSVLSEAARKARRLAREEGDLRFDIDVEEGGAAAILVRMKAEQLPPVERERFLAAPVGEFITAAGRLPASEDYESILSVLWAGDTPVAVHWGLRRGPLLVSVVPAYSTALARCSPGLLLHIELLRQVEKLGVTRLELGLGANPVKKRLRTGTQALAAGTVEANPFRLVARRARNAGRALGRVGDGRQAPS; this is translated from the coding sequence ATGCGTGCCCACCTTCGACGACCCCGTGACCTGAGCGACGACGAGCGCGCGGCGTGGTGTGCCATGCAGGACCACCAGGCCGCCTACCGGACCCCCTTCCTGTCGCCACAGCATGCCCTCGTGGCCGACACCGTCATGGACGACGTCTGGGTGCTCGTCATCTCCGACGACCACGGCCCCACGGCGTTCCTTCCCCTCCAGCGGACAGGGGATCGTGGGCGCCCCCTCCTGGACGCCTGCAACGACGGCGATGGCATGGTCCAGCGCAGCGGTGCGTCCCTGGACGTGTCGGGCGCACTGCGCCTGGTCGGACTCGCGTCGTTCACGTTCGGCCACACACCGGTCGTGGCGGACGGTCTCTGCCGGTTCCACGAGGCGCGCGCGCTCTCCAGCATCGTCGATCTGCCCTTCGGCTTCGAGGACTACGCCCAGCAACTCCGTGACCGGGGTTCGTCGGTTCTCTCCGAGGCCGCCCGGAAGGCTCGCAGGTTGGCCCGCGAAGAAGGGGACCTTCGGTTCGACATCGATGTCGAGGAGGGCGGCGCCGCAGCGATCCTCGTACGGATGAAGGCCGAGCAGCTGCCCCCCGTCGAACGCGAGCGGTTCCTCGCCGCACCGGTGGGCGAGTTCATCACCGCGGCCGGGCGGCTGCCCGCGAGCGAGGACTACGAGTCGATCCTCTCCGTCCTGTGGGCGGGCGACACACCGGTGGCGGTGCACTGGGGACTCCGTCGAGGCCCGCTGCTCGTGTCGGTCGTACCGGCCTACTCGACCGCGCTGGCTCGCTGCTCACCGGGCTTGCTCCTGCACATCGAGCTGCTCCGCCAGGTCGAGAAGCTCGGCGTGACCCGTCTCGAGCTCGGCCTCGGCGCCAACCCCGTCAAGAAGCGCCTCCGAACCGGAACCCAAGCGCTGGCTGCCGGCACGGTCGAGGCCAACCCGTTCCGTCTCGTGGCTCGACGCGCCCGGAACGCCGGCAGGGCCCTCGGCCGCGTCGGCGACGGACGACAGGCCCCGTCCTGA
- a CDS encoding transcriptional regulator produces the protein MATDYQKRLGARLRAIRQQQGLTLQQVEEVSGGRWKAVVVGSYERGDRAVSVAKLAELSEFYNVPVSELLPKEDLPSSATSAAASKIMLDLRKLSRADLDPELRPVSRFAHTIQLQRGDFNGNVLTIRGEDLRALSVIYGTDPEDLVIRLEDEGVLAQA, from the coding sequence GTGGCCACGGACTACCAGAAGCGTCTTGGGGCCCGTCTGCGCGCCATCCGTCAGCAGCAGGGCCTGACCCTGCAGCAGGTGGAGGAGGTGTCCGGCGGCCGTTGGAAGGCGGTCGTCGTCGGGTCCTACGAACGTGGGGACCGCGCTGTCTCGGTGGCCAAGCTGGCCGAGCTGAGCGAGTTCTACAACGTGCCGGTGTCGGAGCTGCTGCCGAAGGAGGACCTGCCCTCCTCGGCGACGTCCGCGGCTGCCAGCAAGATCATGCTCGACCTCCGCAAGCTCTCCCGGGCCGACCTCGACCCCGAGCTGCGCCCGGTCAGCCGCTTCGCCCACACCATCCAGCTGCAGCGGGGCGACTTCAACGGCAACGTGCTCACCATCCGCGGCGAGGACCTGCGCGCCCTGTCGGTCATCTACGGCACCGACCCCGAGGACCTGGTCATCCGCCTCGAGGACGAAGGCGTGCTCGCCCAGGCCTGA